The following coding sequences are from one Pseudobacteroides sp. window:
- the aspS gene encoding aspartate--tRNA ligase, whose product MGESIYGLKRTHMCSDIGISNVGQVVTVMGWAHKRRDLGGVIFVDLRDRSGVLQVVFNSAVSAEIFEKAESIRSEYVLAVIGEVVKRSPETVNPKLPTGEIEVMVSELRILSKAETPPIYIEEDSDVNETVRLKHRYIDLRRPDMQRNFILRHKVAKIARDYYDENGFLEVETPILTKSTPEGARDYLVPSRVHPGKFFALPQSPQLFKQLLMVSGFDRYFQIAKCFRDEDLRADRQPEFTQIDIEMSFVNVEDVLTVNEGFIKRVFKEAMDIDIETPIQRIPYQEAMDRYGSDKPDIRFGFELKDVSDIVADCGFKVFTDAIKNGGSVRAINAKGCGAKFSRREIDSLVEFVKIYKAKGMAWIVVEENELKSAITKFLSEDEIKKILERVEAEPGDLICFSADKNDIVYDSLGQLRLELARRLDILDKNEYKFVWVTEFPLYEYDEEEKRYVAKHHPFTSPMDEDIDFLETNPGKVRAKAYDIVLNGVEIGGGSIRIHSQELQSKMFELLGFAEEEAWARFGFLLEAFKYGTPPHGGMAYGLDRLVMIMAGKSSIRDVIAFPKVQNASCLMTNAPDVVEVKQLKELHIKSEGYNV is encoded by the coding sequence ATGGGAGAATCGATTTACGGACTAAAAAGAACCCACATGTGCAGTGATATAGGAATAAGCAATGTGGGGCAGGTTGTTACAGTTATGGGCTGGGCTCATAAAAGAAGAGACTTGGGCGGCGTAATTTTTGTTGATTTAAGAGATAGAAGCGGGGTACTCCAAGTTGTATTTAACAGTGCTGTCAGTGCTGAAATATTTGAAAAAGCCGAATCCATAAGAAGTGAATATGTCCTTGCGGTAATAGGTGAGGTTGTTAAGAGAAGTCCTGAAACAGTAAACCCTAAACTTCCGACAGGAGAAATTGAGGTTATGGTTTCTGAGCTCAGGATTTTAAGCAAAGCTGAAACACCACCGATTTATATAGAGGAAGACTCTGATGTAAACGAAACAGTCAGGCTCAAACACAGATACATAGATTTAAGAAGACCTGACATGCAGAGAAATTTTATACTTAGGCACAAGGTTGCAAAGATTGCTCGAGATTATTATGATGAAAACGGATTTCTTGAAGTTGAGACCCCTATACTTACAAAGAGTACACCTGAAGGTGCAAGGGACTACCTTGTTCCAAGCAGGGTGCACCCAGGAAAGTTCTTTGCACTTCCACAGTCACCTCAGCTTTTTAAACAGCTTTTGATGGTTTCTGGCTTTGATAGGTACTTCCAGATTGCAAAATGCTTCAGGGATGAGGATTTAAGGGCAGATAGACAGCCCGAGTTCACTCAGATCGACATAGAAATGTCCTTTGTTAATGTGGAGGATGTGCTTACCGTAAATGAAGGCTTTATAAAGAGGGTGTTCAAAGAGGCTATGGATATCGATATTGAGACTCCAATCCAGCGAATACCTTATCAGGAAGCTATGGATAGATATGGTTCTGACAAGCCTGATATAAGATTTGGATTTGAACTTAAAGATGTTTCGGATATTGTTGCTGACTGCGGCTTTAAAGTATTTACCGATGCCATCAAAAACGGCGGTAGTGTAAGAGCTATAAATGCAAAGGGCTGTGGAGCCAAATTCAGCAGAAGGGAAATTGACAGCCTTGTTGAATTTGTAAAGATATATAAGGCAAAGGGAATGGCGTGGATTGTAGTAGAGGAGAATGAACTTAAATCTGCAATAACCAAATTTTTGAGTGAAGATGAAATAAAGAAAATATTAGAAAGAGTAGAAGCAGAGCCAGGAGATTTAATATGCTTTAGTGCTGATAAGAATGATATAGTTTATGATTCCTTGGGCCAGTTAAGGCTTGAGCTTGCACGAAGGCTTGATATTCTTGACAAAAATGAATATAAATTTGTTTGGGTAACAGAGTTTCCGTTGTATGAGTATGACGAAGAAGAAAAGCGTTATGTGGCAAAACACCATCCGTTTACATCACCTATGGATGAAGACATTGATTTCTTGGAAACTAATCCAGGCAAAGTACGTGCAAAAGCCTATGACATTGTACTAAACGGTGTTGAAATAGGTGGGGGAAGTATCAGAATACACAGCCAGGAACTGCAGTCAAAAATGTTCGAACTTCTAGGGTTTGCGGAAGAGGAAGCGTGGGCAAGGTTCGGATTCCTGCTTGAAGCCTTTAAATACGGAACACCTCCTCACGGCGGTATGGCATACGGCTTAGACAGGCTTGTAATGATAATGGCAGGAAAGAGCAGCATAAGAGATGTTATTGCATTCCCTAAAGTTCAAAACGCATCATGCTTAATGACAAATGCACCTGATGTAGTTGAGGTTAAACAGTTAAAAGAACTTCATATAAAATCGGAAGGCTATAACGTTTAA
- the lepB gene encoding signal peptidase I, whose protein sequence is MILGGIITFKRIKNPVLREVLDWGVHITVAVLIGFLIVAFVGQRTIVSGSSMETTLQDGDQLIIEKITPKVGKLKYGDIVTIDVSDMNGVERSPIIKRVIGVEGDKIEVRDGKVYLNGKALKEDYINGGSTEIVNDKYSDLTVKKGQIYVLGDNRTPGGSLDSRSLGPFDISRVGGRAVFRFWPLDNMGTPKKHGAEFQN, encoded by the coding sequence ATAATTCTGGGAGGGATTATTACGTTTAAAAGAATTAAGAATCCGGTTTTAAGAGAAGTTCTGGACTGGGGAGTCCATATTACTGTTGCAGTACTTATTGGTTTTTTAATCGTGGCATTTGTGGGGCAGAGGACTATTGTAAGCGGTTCTTCCATGGAAACTACATTGCAGGATGGCGATCAGCTAATAATCGAAAAAATTACTCCGAAGGTGGGAAAGCTAAAATATGGTGATATTGTTACAATAGACGTCAGTGATATGAACGGCGTAGAAAGAAGTCCCATTATAAAAAGGGTAATTGGTGTTGAGGGAGATAAGATAGAAGTTAGAGACGGTAAGGTGTATTTAAACGGGAAGGCCTTGAAAGAGGATTACATTAACGGGGGTTCTACAGAAATTGTAAATGATAAATACAGCGACCTAACGGTTAAAAAGGGGCAAATATATGTTCTAGGGGACAACCGTACTCCAGGAGGAAGCCTTGATAGTAGATCACTTGGGCCTTTTGATATATCAAGGGTGGGAGGAAGAGCAGTATTCAGGTTCTGGCCCTTAGATAATATGGGAACTCCAAAGAAACATGGTGCGGAATTTCAAAATTAG